The proteins below come from a single Oerskovia jenensis genomic window:
- a CDS encoding RNA polymerase sigma factor, whose translation MAPSSQNPALPHEFEHPALQELLRKGSENGRVDAESFRNACESATIGDPKRLKAVLRALAGAGVEVEIPVATKVAAATSSRSTTTSRAVKPVTKKATTPRASAVTTTRTAAASAEADAPSDEAAAPAAKAPATRKRAATAKTAAPKAAATTRRKRGAKDDEDSEEVVAEDLVEADEETETAAPAAKPGEEADESRGFVYSDADDDDAPAQQVVTAGATADPVKDYLKQIGKVALLNAEQEVELAKRIEAGLFAEERLGSGDTFEPKLRRELEWISSDGRRAKNHLLEANLRLVVSLAKRYTGRGMLFLDLIQEGNLGLIRAVEKFDYTKGYKFSTYATWWIRQAITRAMADQARTIRIPVHMVEVINKLARVQRQMLQDLGREPTPEELAKELDMTPEKVVEVQKYGREPISLHTPLGEDGDSEFGDLIEDSEAVVPADAVSFTLLQEQLHQVLDTLSEREAGVVSMRFGLSDGQPKTLDEIGKVYGVTRERIRQIESKTMSKLRHPSRSQVLRDYLD comes from the coding sequence GTGGCGCCCTCTTCACAGAACCCCGCTCTCCCGCACGAGTTCGAACACCCCGCCCTGCAGGAACTCCTGCGCAAGGGGAGTGAGAACGGTCGGGTCGACGCCGAGAGCTTCCGCAACGCCTGCGAGAGCGCGACGATCGGCGACCCCAAGCGATTGAAGGCCGTGCTCCGCGCACTGGCCGGTGCCGGTGTCGAGGTCGAGATCCCCGTCGCGACCAAGGTCGCCGCTGCGACGTCGTCGCGTTCCACGACGACCTCGCGCGCCGTCAAGCCTGTGACCAAGAAGGCCACCACGCCGCGTGCGAGCGCCGTCACCACGACGCGTACCGCGGCGGCGTCCGCCGAGGCCGATGCGCCCTCGGACGAGGCTGCTGCGCCTGCGGCGAAGGCCCCGGCGACCCGCAAGCGTGCCGCGACGGCCAAGACGGCTGCGCCCAAGGCCGCAGCGACCACGCGCCGCAAGCGCGGGGCCAAGGACGACGAGGACTCCGAGGAGGTCGTGGCCGAGGACCTGGTCGAGGCCGACGAGGAGACCGAGACCGCTGCTCCTGCGGCCAAGCCGGGCGAGGAGGCCGACGAGTCGCGCGGCTTCGTGTACTCCGACGCGGACGACGACGACGCCCCGGCCCAGCAGGTCGTGACCGCGGGTGCCACGGCGGACCCGGTCAAGGACTACCTCAAGCAGATCGGCAAGGTCGCGCTGCTGAACGCCGAGCAGGAGGTCGAGCTCGCCAAGCGCATCGAGGCCGGCCTGTTCGCCGAGGAGCGCCTGGGCTCGGGGGACACGTTCGAGCCCAAGCTGCGCCGTGAGCTCGAGTGGATCTCCTCGGACGGGCGCCGGGCGAAGAACCACCTGCTCGAGGCGAACCTGCGTCTGGTCGTCTCGCTCGCCAAGCGCTACACGGGCCGCGGCATGCTGTTCCTGGACCTGATCCAGGAGGGCAACCTCGGTCTGATCCGTGCGGTCGAGAAGTTCGACTACACCAAGGGCTACAAGTTCTCGACGTACGCGACGTGGTGGATCCGTCAGGCCATCACGCGCGCCATGGCCGACCAGGCCCGCACCATCCGTATCCCGGTGCACATGGTCGAGGTCATCAACAAGCTGGCTCGCGTGCAGCGCCAGATGCTCCAGGACCTGGGCCGCGAGCCCACCCCGGAGGAGCTCGCCAAGGAGCTCGACATGACCCCCGAGAAGGTCGTCGAGGTCCAGAAGTACGGTCGCGAGCCCATCTCGCTGCACACGCCGCTCGGCGAGGACGGTGACAGCGAGTTCGGTGACCTCATCGAGGACTCGGAGGCCGTGGTCCCCGCGGACGCCGTGAGCTTCACGCTGCTCCAGGAGCAGCTGCACCAGGTCCTCGACACGCTCTCCGAGCGTGAGGCCGGCGTGGTCTCGATGCGCTTCGGCCTGAGCGACGGGCAGCCCAAGACGCTCGACGAGATCGGCAAGGTCTACGGCGTGACGCGTGAGCGCATCCGTCAGATCGAGTCCAAGACCATGTCGAAGCTGCGTCACCCGAGCCGCTCGCAGGTCCTGCGCGACTACCTGGACTGA
- a CDS encoding 3'-5' exonuclease, whose translation MPHVALPGLSFTAIDFETANEKRASVCSVGVVKVRDGAVVDVLETLVQPPPGHESFNYRNVGVHGIQAHHVVGAPAWDVVHTKVMEFAGGDPLVAHNASFDRSVMARASEVYGIRASPSQWLCTRDAAKSVLDLPSYRLPDVSAALSIPAHAHHDAGADARQCALVLVELCRRRGSTWRDLVRSHVRFA comes from the coding sequence ATGCCCCATGTCGCGTTGCCAGGCCTGTCTTTCACCGCGATCGACTTCGAGACCGCCAACGAGAAGCGGGCTTCGGTCTGTTCGGTGGGCGTCGTCAAGGTACGGGACGGTGCGGTGGTGGACGTGCTCGAGACATTGGTCCAGCCCCCACCCGGTCATGAGTCGTTCAACTATCGCAACGTGGGTGTCCACGGGATCCAGGCGCACCACGTCGTGGGCGCGCCGGCTTGGGACGTCGTCCACACGAAGGTCATGGAGTTCGCCGGCGGGGACCCGCTGGTCGCGCACAACGCCTCCTTCGACCGCTCCGTCATGGCGCGGGCGAGCGAGGTCTACGGGATCCGCGCTTCCCCGTCGCAGTGGCTGTGCACTCGCGATGCCGCCAAGTCGGTGCTGGACCTGCCCTCGTATCGGCTGCCCGACGTCTCGGCTGCGTTGAGCATCCCCGCCCATGCGCACCACGACGCGGGAGCGGACGCACGCCAGTGCGCGCTGGTCCTCGTCGAGTTGTGCCGTCGACGAGGATCGACCTGGCGCGACCTGGTGCGGAGTCATGTGCGCTTCGCGTGA
- a CDS encoding VOC family protein produces MTIQRMDNVGIVVADLDAAVAFFVELGMELEGRTPIEGTWAESVVGLTGMRSEIAMLRVPGGPGRLELASYRSPVAVDVGLGSAPSNTLGLHRVMFAVDDLDDTVERLRGHGATLVGEIAQFEEAYRLCYLRGPEGIIVALAQQLG; encoded by the coding sequence ATGACGATCCAGCGGATGGACAACGTCGGCATCGTCGTCGCCGACCTCGACGCCGCGGTCGCGTTCTTCGTCGAGCTCGGGATGGAGCTCGAGGGGAGGACACCCATCGAGGGGACCTGGGCCGAGAGCGTCGTCGGGCTCACCGGGATGCGATCGGAGATCGCGATGCTGCGCGTCCCCGGCGGTCCCGGGCGGCTCGAGCTGGCCAGCTACCGATCACCGGTGGCGGTCGACGTCGGACTGGGCAGCGCGCCGTCGAACACCCTGGGCCTGCACCGCGTGATGTTCGCAGTCGACGACCTCGACGACACGGTCGAACGGCTCCGCGGGCACGGCGCGACACTCGTCGGCGAGATCGCCCAGTTCGAGGAGGCCTACCGACTCTGCTACCTCCGCGGACCGGAAGGGATCATCGTCGCGCTGGCCCAGCAGCTCGGGTGA
- a CDS encoding DUF4430 domain-containing protein, producing the protein MNPQTLRATPARSLTALTSLLLAVGLLAGCGAGDDAPADDTSASSSVAADDDSTDAPDDSTDDVEFTYEGVAGKTALELLVAADPTAVVQGEGENAFVTGIDGREAQDSAKEFWALYVNGEMAQVGAGALVTETGDEIAWKLETY; encoded by the coding sequence GTGAACCCCCAGACTCTTCGTGCCACCCCGGCACGCTCGCTGACCGCCCTGACGTCCCTCCTGCTCGCGGTCGGCCTCCTGGCCGGCTGCGGTGCGGGCGACGACGCCCCGGCGGACGACACCTCGGCGTCGTCGTCGGTCGCTGCCGACGACGACTCGACCGACGCCCCCGACGACTCGACCGACGACGTCGAGTTCACCTACGAAGGGGTCGCCGGGAAGACTGCGCTCGAGCTGCTCGTCGCAGCCGACCCGACCGCCGTCGTCCAGGGCGAGGGCGAGAACGCGTTCGTCACCGGGATCGACGGCCGCGAGGCGCAGGACTCCGCCAAGGAGTTCTGGGCCCTGTACGTGAACGGTGAGATGGCCCAGGTCGGTGCCGGGGCCCTGGTGACCGAGACGGGAGACGAGATCGCATGGAAGCTCGAGACCTACTGA
- a CDS encoding VOC family protein, translating to MASRISELVLDCADPELLARFWSGVLGYVELGREEGAIEIGPAGVGFGGLQPTIILSPSDDPRTGKLPLHIDVNATDRDQDAELARLLALGARRADIGQTGDESWHVLADPEGNEFCLLRKRLDP from the coding sequence ATGGCATCTCGCATCAGTGAACTCGTCCTGGACTGCGCCGACCCCGAGCTGCTCGCGCGGTTCTGGAGCGGAGTCCTCGGCTACGTCGAGCTCGGTCGGGAGGAGGGGGCGATCGAGATCGGGCCGGCCGGCGTCGGGTTCGGCGGCCTCCAGCCGACCATCATCCTGAGCCCCAGCGACGACCCGAGGACGGGCAAGCTCCCTCTGCACATCGACGTCAACGCGACCGACCGCGACCAGGACGCCGAGCTGGCACGCCTGCTGGCCCTGGGCGCGCGTCGTGCGGACATCGGGCAGACGGGCGACGAGTCGTGGCACGTGCTCGCCGACCCCGAGGGCAACGAGTTCTGCCTCCTGCGCAAGCGACTCGACCCCTGA
- a CDS encoding carboxypeptidase regulatory-like domain-containing protein, giving the protein MRDCLAATGASAAWIAGVALVLVAAGVWLVMVRRRRDLARGDAMGVIALVAVLAVGLTVAGGPSARAATDDDCPPTTNSAPAAVVNPAPPPAPTPVPTPAPTPTPVPTFAISGTVVRLGQQGVIADPPGDYTSGAPTNPPPGIPAGTAWSLPTIAPDEGPMAGAGISLLDDAGSVVATTITDAAGGFQFTGQAPGTYTVRVDAVPDPGPIDYGVWSWIGANGDDCALSFTRTAWLLPTPAVANVTTADVTGIALTTTSAVEIGGGCTPP; this is encoded by the coding sequence ATGCGTGATTGCCTAGCTGCGACGGGGGCGTCCGCCGCGTGGATCGCAGGAGTGGCCCTGGTCCTGGTGGCTGCGGGGGTGTGGTTGGTGATGGTGCGCCGTCGCCGCGACCTGGCCCGCGGGGACGCGATGGGGGTGATCGCGCTGGTCGCGGTCCTCGCCGTCGGGCTCACGGTCGCAGGCGGCCCGTCCGCGCGGGCCGCGACGGACGATGACTGCCCGCCGACGACGAATTCCGCCCCGGCCGCGGTGGTCAACCCGGCCCCGCCCCCCGCCCCCACTCCAGTTCCGACTCCGGCTCCGACTCCGACGCCTGTTCCGACGTTCGCGATCTCGGGGACGGTGGTCCGGCTGGGCCAGCAGGGGGTGATCGCGGATCCCCCGGGCGACTACACCTCGGGAGCACCGACGAACCCGCCGCCGGGAATCCCTGCCGGCACCGCGTGGTCCCTCCCGACGATCGCTCCCGACGAGGGCCCGATGGCCGGGGCGGGTATCAGCCTGCTCGACGACGCCGGATCTGTCGTCGCGACGACGATCACCGATGCCGCGGGAGGCTTCCAGTTCACCGGCCAGGCGCCCGGCACCTACACCGTCAGGGTCGACGCCGTCCCCGACCCAGGACCGATCGACTACGGGGTATGGTCCTGGATCGGTGCCAACGGCGACGACTGCGCGCTGTCATTCACCAGGACGGCGTGGCTCCTGCCGACCCCTGCGGTCGCGAACGTGACCACCGCGGACGTGACCGGCATCGCGCTCACCACCACCAGCGCCGTCGAGATCGGCGGAGGGTGCACGCCCCCGTAG
- a CDS encoding dihydrofolate reductase family protein — MGSIEIELFTTLDLVGQAPGGPDEDPANGFPFGGWQAPLLDDVAGEQVAAAYEGTDALLLGRRTYDIFAAYWPHQEGGQDDDFAALFNRIPKYVASRGTPDLSWAGSTHLGPDLTTAVREVRDRHEHVKVVGSLDLVQTLLREKLFDRLDLWVHPIVLGVGKSVFDGGAVPTNLALLEPPQASPKGTVLLRYGLADGIPGTGDMAEPDRGVERADDRSGGEAERP; from the coding sequence ATGGGATCGATCGAGATCGAGCTGTTCACGACCCTGGACCTCGTCGGGCAGGCGCCCGGCGGCCCCGACGAGGACCCCGCGAACGGGTTCCCGTTCGGCGGGTGGCAGGCTCCCCTGCTGGACGACGTCGCCGGGGAGCAGGTCGCCGCCGCGTACGAGGGCACCGACGCCCTCCTGCTCGGCCGCCGCACGTACGACATCTTCGCCGCCTACTGGCCTCACCAGGAGGGCGGTCAGGACGACGACTTCGCCGCGCTCTTCAACCGCATTCCCAAGTACGTCGCGTCTCGGGGCACGCCCGACCTCTCCTGGGCCGGGTCCACGCACCTCGGCCCCGACCTCACGACCGCTGTCCGAGAGGTGCGCGACCGGCACGAGCACGTCAAGGTCGTCGGCAGCCTCGACCTGGTGCAGACGCTCCTGCGCGAGAAGCTGTTCGACCGCCTCGACCTGTGGGTCCACCCGATCGTCCTCGGCGTCGGGAAGTCCGTGTTCGACGGTGGCGCGGTGCCCACCAACCTCGCTCTCCTCGAGCCGCCGCAGGCCAGCCCGAAGGGCACCGTGCTCCTGCGCTACGGCCTTGCCGACGGTATCCCTGGCACGGGTGACATGGCCGAGCCCGATCGAGGCGTGGAGCGTGCCGACGACCGCTCCGGCGGCGAGGCCGAGCGGCCATGA
- a CDS encoding DUF7455 domain-containing protein translates to MTATTTPSLTVADRCDRCGAQAYVRVTMPSGELLFCAHHARAHAAAFADIATHVQDETDRLLAEHGAR, encoded by the coding sequence GTGACTGCTACGACGACTCCATCGCTGACCGTGGCCGACCGTTGCGACCGCTGCGGCGCTCAGGCCTACGTGCGCGTGACCATGCCCAGTGGGGAGCTGCTCTTCTGCGCCCACCACGCACGGGCGCACGCCGCTGCCTTCGCGGACATCGCGACGCACGTCCAGGACGAGACCGACCGCCTGCTCGCCGAGCACGGCGCTCGCTGA
- a CDS encoding DUF6580 family putative transport protein: MEARDLLTRWWRPAIAVAFVALAIVFRLVREEIGAPPNLELVTSAAFVAAVLVRHRLAFLAPLLVAVVSDLVLGNTSIALFTWSAWLVVGLAALLTRNTSGWGRVGAAAGLGVGGSLWFFFWTNFGVWFQGRGVWYPAGLDGLVASYVAGLPFLRTMLIGNLVLLPVVAAGTLLVERLERSHGLAAVPQAA; the protein is encoded by the coding sequence ATGGAAGCTCGAGACCTACTGACCCGCTGGTGGCGCCCCGCGATCGCGGTGGCGTTCGTCGCGCTCGCGATCGTGTTCCGCCTCGTGCGCGAGGAGATCGGCGCCCCGCCGAACCTCGAGCTCGTGACCTCGGCCGCGTTCGTCGCCGCGGTCCTCGTCCGGCACCGCCTGGCGTTCCTGGCGCCGCTGCTCGTCGCGGTGGTCTCCGACCTGGTGCTCGGCAACACGTCGATCGCGCTGTTCACGTGGAGCGCCTGGCTCGTGGTCGGGCTCGCGGCGCTCCTGACCCGCAACACCTCCGGGTGGGGCCGCGTGGGCGCGGCCGCAGGGCTGGGCGTGGGCGGGTCGCTGTGGTTCTTCTTCTGGACCAACTTCGGTGTCTGGTTCCAGGGGCGTGGGGTCTGGTACCCGGCCGGTCTCGACGGACTCGTCGCGAGCTATGTCGCGGGCCTGCCGTTCCTGCGCACCATGCTGATCGGGAACCTCGTGCTCCTGCCGGTCGTGGCTGCCGGGACGTTGCTCGTGGAGCGGCTCGAACGCTCGCACGGGCTCGCGGCGGTGCCGCAGGCGGCGTAG
- a CDS encoding DUF4192 domain-containing protein, with product MTTTIRARGPRELLAYIPFRLGYRPQDSGVLVSLRTSRGRVGLVARVDLDDLADLEHGPQVARTLVSHLCSDGATRAVLVVYADVELRSQGAPAARERAAVEHWTEAAEGLLGAPEVWVVRSTGYYGADCSDETCCPADGRPLADLESTEVGAHMVLAGATVAPDRAQATAVPVLDTALRRRTSRAAARWRARRDVALATHDHDAIAAWREQGLDAWRTATAEVAERRRTAEEGSRDLVADALPAGVLGRLEVALECVPVRDAVLLSFVAGNDELAALTAATVAGEHVEAGTAAALAAVVDPDAGLPPDPLRARCAREVLEAVAGAGRRGGQAPALTLLALLAWWEGDGVLATDRLAAALAADPGYRLAQLVERALEAGLAPGWARRPDRPARRAT from the coding sequence ATGACAACGACCATCCGGGCCCGCGGGCCACGAGAGCTCCTCGCCTACATCCCCTTCCGCCTCGGCTACCGCCCGCAGGACAGCGGCGTCCTGGTCAGTCTGCGCACCTCCCGCGGTCGGGTCGGACTCGTCGCTCGGGTGGACCTCGACGACCTGGCCGACCTCGAGCACGGACCCCAGGTGGCCCGGACGCTCGTGTCCCATCTCTGCTCGGACGGCGCCACGCGCGCGGTCCTCGTGGTCTACGCCGACGTCGAGCTGCGCTCGCAGGGAGCGCCCGCGGCGCGAGAGCGGGCCGCCGTCGAGCACTGGACCGAGGCTGCCGAAGGGCTCCTCGGTGCGCCCGAGGTCTGGGTCGTCCGGTCGACGGGGTACTACGGCGCCGACTGCTCGGACGAGACGTGCTGCCCGGCCGACGGCCGCCCGCTCGCTGACCTCGAGTCCACCGAGGTCGGTGCGCACATGGTGCTCGCCGGTGCCACGGTGGCCCCGGACAGGGCGCAGGCCACCGCCGTCCCCGTGCTCGACACGGCGCTCCGCCGCAGGACGTCCCGGGCCGCCGCCCGCTGGCGAGCCCGGCGGGACGTCGCGCTCGCGACGCACGACCACGACGCGATCGCGGCCTGGCGCGAGCAGGGCCTCGACGCGTGGCGCACGGCGACCGCAGAGGTCGCCGAGCGCCGACGCACGGCCGAGGAAGGCTCCCGCGACCTCGTCGCCGACGCCCTCCCGGCCGGCGTCCTGGGACGTCTCGAGGTCGCGCTCGAGTGCGTCCCGGTCCGCGACGCCGTGCTGCTCTCGTTCGTCGCCGGCAACGACGAGCTCGCCGCGCTCACCGCCGCGACCGTCGCGGGCGAGCACGTCGAGGCGGGGACTGCGGCAGCGCTCGCGGCCGTCGTCGACCCTGACGCGGGACTGCCGCCCGACCCGCTGCGCGCACGGTGCGCACGGGAGGTCCTCGAAGCCGTCGCCGGGGCGGGGCGGCGCGGTGGGCAGGCGCCCGCGCTGACGCTCCTGGCGCTCCTCGCGTGGTGGGAGGGCGACGGCGTGCTCGCGACCGATCGGCTCGCGGCCGCCCTGGCCGCCGACCCCGGCTACCGGTTGGCGCAGCTCGTCGAGCGCGCGCTCGAGGCGGGGCTCGCACCGGGGTGGGCGCGGCGGCCCGATCGACCAGCCCGGCGGGCGACGTGA
- a CDS encoding DNA gyrase/topoisomerase IV subunit B, with the protein MTTTSESSYTARHLSVLEGLEAVRKRPGMYIGSTDSRGLMHCLWEIIDNSVDEALAGNCDAIEVVLHADTSVTVKDNGRGIPVDIEPKTGLSGVEVVFTKLHAGGKFGGGSYTASGGLHGVGASVVNALSSRLDVEVDRGSKTYRMTFHRGEPGIFADPKSGPDPDAAFTPFVERSELAVVGKAPRGKTGTRVRYWADRQVFPKTAVFSYDELVTRARQTTFLVPGLKITLRDERGLAGTPGADGPVEESFQHSGGTIDFVDFLAPDPAVTATWHLTGSGTFKETVPVLDERGHLTPQEVTRDCEVDVALRWGTGYDTELRTFVNIISTPKGGSHLAGFEAGLLKILRKGVETNARRLKVSTKDASERIEKDDVLAGLTAVLTVRLAEPQFEGQTKEVLGTAPVRAIVSRVVEQQLGAMLTSTKRDEKTQASLLLDKVVAEMRARITARKQKEISRRKNALETSSLPSKLADCRSDDVERSELFIVEGDSALGTAKLARSSDFQALLPIRGKILNVQKASVTDMLRNAECAAIIQVIGAGSGRSFDLEGARYGKVVLMTDADVDGAHIRTLLLTLFFRYMRPLVDAGRVYAAVPPLHRVEVIGAGSRKNEYIYTYSEAELRDVLKKLDKSGKRYKEDIQRYKGLGEMDADQLAETTMDPRHRTLRRVTAEHAESAERVFELLMGSDVAPRKDFIIAGAAGLDRARIDA; encoded by the coding sequence GTGACGACCACCTCTGAGTCCAGCTACACCGCGCGGCACCTCTCCGTCCTCGAAGGTCTGGAGGCCGTCCGCAAGCGACCCGGCATGTACATCGGGTCCACGGACTCGCGCGGACTCATGCACTGCCTGTGGGAGATCATCGACAACTCGGTCGACGAGGCCCTCGCGGGCAACTGCGACGCGATCGAGGTCGTGCTGCACGCGGACACCTCGGTCACCGTCAAGGACAACGGGCGCGGCATCCCCGTGGACATCGAGCCCAAGACGGGCCTCAGCGGTGTCGAGGTCGTCTTCACCAAGCTGCACGCGGGCGGCAAGTTCGGCGGTGGCTCGTACACCGCGTCGGGTGGTCTGCACGGTGTGGGGGCGTCGGTCGTCAACGCGCTGTCCTCGCGCCTCGACGTCGAGGTGGACCGCGGTTCCAAGACCTACCGCATGACCTTCCACCGGGGCGAGCCCGGCATCTTCGCCGACCCCAAGAGCGGGCCGGACCCCGACGCTGCGTTCACGCCGTTCGTCGAGCGCTCCGAGCTGGCCGTGGTCGGCAAGGCGCCGCGGGGCAAGACCGGGACGCGCGTGCGCTACTGGGCCGACCGCCAGGTCTTCCCCAAGACTGCGGTGTTCTCGTACGACGAGCTCGTGACGCGCGCGCGTCAGACGACGTTCCTGGTGCCGGGACTCAAGATCACGTTGCGCGACGAGCGCGGCCTGGCCGGTACGCCGGGCGCCGACGGACCGGTCGAGGAGAGCTTCCAGCACTCGGGCGGCACGATCGACTTCGTCGACTTCCTCGCCCCGGACCCGGCCGTCACCGCGACGTGGCACCTGACCGGGTCGGGCACGTTCAAGGAGACCGTGCCCGTCCTCGACGAGCGCGGTCACCTGACGCCGCAGGAGGTCACGCGTGACTGCGAGGTCGACGTGGCGCTGCGCTGGGGCACGGGCTACGACACCGAGCTGCGGACCTTCGTCAACATCATCTCGACGCCCAAGGGCGGCTCGCACCTCGCGGGCTTCGAGGCGGGGCTGCTCAAGATCCTGCGCAAGGGCGTCGAGACGAACGCCCGCCGCCTCAAGGTCTCCACCAAGGACGCGTCGGAGCGCATCGAGAAGGACGACGTCCTCGCGGGTCTCACGGCCGTGCTGACCGTGCGCCTGGCCGAGCCGCAGTTCGAGGGCCAGACCAAGGAGGTGCTCGGCACGGCCCCCGTGCGTGCGATCGTGTCCCGCGTCGTCGAGCAGCAGCTCGGTGCCATGCTGACCTCGACCAAGCGCGACGAGAAGACGCAGGCCTCCCTGCTCCTCGACAAGGTCGTCGCCGAGATGCGCGCCCGCATCACGGCGCGCAAGCAGAAGGAGATCTCGCGCCGCAAGAACGCGCTCGAGACCTCGTCGTTGCCGTCCAAGCTCGCGGACTGCCGCAGCGACGACGTCGAGCGCAGCGAGCTCTTCATCGTCGAGGGCGACTCGGCGCTCGGCACGGCCAAGCTCGCGCGCAGCTCAGACTTCCAGGCGCTGCTGCCCATCCGCGGCAAGATCCTCAACGTCCAGAAGGCCTCGGTCACGGACATGCTCCGCAACGCCGAGTGCGCGGCGATCATCCAGGTCATCGGCGCCGGTTCGGGCCGGTCGTTCGACCTCGAGGGCGCGCGCTACGGCAAGGTCGTGCTCATGACCGACGCAGACGTCGACGGAGCGCACATCCGTACGCTCCTGCTCACGCTCTTCTTCCGGTACATGCGCCCCCTCGTGGACGCCGGGCGCGTGTACGCGGCCGTGCCACCGCTGCACCGCGTCGAGGTCATCGGCGCGGGCTCGCGCAAGAACGAGTACATCTACACGTACTCCGAGGCCGAGCTGCGCGACGTCCTCAAGAAGCTCGACAAGTCGGGCAAGCGCTACAAGGAGGACATCCAGCGCTACAAGGGCCTCGGAGAGATGGACGCCGACCAGCTCGCGGAGACCACCATGGACCCGCGTCACCGTACGCTGCGTCGCGTCACCGCCGAGCACGCGGAGTCCGCCGAGCGCGTGTTCGAGCTGCTCATGGGCTCGGACGTCGCGCCGCGCAAGGACTTCATCATCGCGGGGGCCGCGGGCCTGGACCGGGCGCGGATCGACGCGTGA
- a CDS encoding universal stress protein, with amino-acid sequence MTVVVGYLSTPEGSEALATAVDEAIARRSELLVVVSDKSGQTLPEQEGERIEAIARITAPLDAAGLAHRVVTGTGEVAEDLVGTAEANQAELIVIGLRRRSPVGKLILGSNAQRILLDAPCPVLAVKPVRP; translated from the coding sequence ATGACAGTCGTTGTCGGTTACCTGTCCACCCCCGAGGGGAGCGAAGCGCTCGCGACCGCGGTCGACGAGGCCATCGCCCGCCGGAGCGAGCTGCTGGTGGTCGTGAGCGACAAGAGCGGCCAGACGCTGCCCGAGCAGGAGGGCGAGCGGATCGAGGCCATCGCCCGGATCACGGCGCCTCTCGACGCCGCGGGCCTGGCCCACCGCGTCGTGACCGGCACGGGCGAGGTCGCCGAGGACCTCGTCGGGACCGCGGAGGCGAACCAGGCCGAGCTCATCGTGATCGGTCTGCGGCGACGCAGCCCCGTCGGCAAGCTGATCCTCGGCTCGAACGCGCAGCGCATCCTCCTCGACGCGCCCTGCCCCGTCCTCGCGGTCAAGCCCGTCCGGCCCTGA